Proteins encoded together in one Styela clava chromosome 12, kaStyClav1.hap1.2, whole genome shotgun sequence window:
- the LOC120330018 gene encoding protocadherin alpha-4-like, whose amino-acid sequence MVDLLRSVVLLFCILEHGNAAPRRVKSTVHIQESISKGEIVVEVSQLITGSRNSHSRTYKLISQKVHAISNGFETDLKIKEKFLEIERNTGTVKLAKVFDRDEICSGVQTCIIKAQIAVLPHAAFKLVELDIVIDDVNDNKPTFPVATLQLNVSESSAIGDVINLDAYQAKDYDFGRNSHLRYTTTQNKQFNLKFFVDDKNSSHLRLYVIDELDHETAPEIKLDVWARDAGAPSLAGQMRLVINIIDVNDNQPIFEEEEYIISIEENAPRGTTIAMLKAHDPDSGLYGHIRYFISTRNSKLVQKLARIDENRGTVWIRESLDREKHNGLRVLIEARDSDPENPKTGETWLTINVKDINDNSPVITADYISQSDEDTVYVSESTGNGSYIAKISVSDSDHGKNGKLEVSLTTLRANSKRNKNDKDQNDRHFALTEDGFLETREIFDRETCSQYRIFIRACDQGTPQRCSNKEITVVILDVNEYAPNIETPLKTVTMREDAYVGTTVAKIIANDGDSANGFALTRNKTDHIVKSRNGDVTFSITRGNAGVFSIDKGTGLIRLISPLDREKRSEWKLTVSARDGGSPFLESFSTVIVKVTDVNDNAPIFVNPGVNNSLIYADISTNEVITTIKARDVDHDKNGKVSYYIIPKLTSSEKKSNLNNTNSYFILNPVSGDLRLNFSKPNVTNAIGVHSIIIKAKDSGPVPQETNILLRIAVGEYGNSNRRNMEVSSASVNFLVLAISLGCAAAFLVFLIIGVVVKCRRMNREINSMNKAGLSRQNSQDKFAKPEIRLSVKSLNKNSTTEMNNVKGEKGDYQPTKSESFQVSSEPKQILPEHLKSSTNIHHIHNLTVPSLDVGGGRASSACDSDSGKGESDVEAASLLVNESRAYHQRKELGAQCTETCRIYGHSDECWMPTKNEIGGRFQNPSNGALSYDWDKLRSRYYSPDREAPSRKNSSRCSYASTSNTDNGSFAPSEATSHHSVYDAVQEDDNRRACYRLRHHGLRHGHRPRQTDFDAHLAPLPQPYPTLPSNYNTNTTTAQLCSTYRQLDAVYEVNYSSKDSYVHQAPVLARGETQYNTRRVPRPCDLNVIPLSKSSLSNLSHLSSRHSSPTRQPTEMKVSMQEAREILDGIESLLV is encoded by the exons ATGGTGGACTTGTTACGCAGtgtagttttattattttgtattttggaaCATGGAAATGCAGCTCCACGACGAGTGAAATCAACTGTACACATTCAAGAAAGTATAAGCAAAG GTGAAATCGTTGTTGAAGTTTCGCAACTCATTACTGGGAGCAGGAATAGCCATTCACGGACCTACAAATTAATTTCACAAAAGGTTCACGCAATTTCAAATGGTTTCGAAACTGATCTAAAAATCAAAGAGAAATTTCTGGAGATTGAACGAAATACGGGTACAGTCAAACTAGCCAAAGTCTTCGATAGAGATGAAATTTGCTCTGGAGTCCAAACATGCATAATCAAAGCTCAG ATCGCGGTTCTACCACACGCCGCATTCAAGTTGGTTGAATTGGATATCGTTATTGATGACGTAAACGACAACAAACCTACGTTTCCAGTAGCAACGCTCCAGTTGAATGTTTCTGAAAGTTCTGCAATTGGTGACGTCATAAACCTTGACGCGTACCAAGCTAAAGACTACGATTTCG GCCGAAATTCTCATCTTCGATATACTACGACACAAAACAaacaattcaatttgaaattttttgtggACGATAAAAATTCTTCTCATCTTCGCCTGTATGTTATTGACGAGCTTG ATCACGAAACTGCTCCTGAAATTAAATTAGACGTCTGGGCCAGAGATGCGGGCGCTCCTTCATTGGCAGGACAGATGCGCTTGGTGATTAATATAATTGATGTGAATGATAATCAACCAATATTTGAGGAGGAG GAGTATATTATTTCCATCGAAGAAAACGCACCTCGTGGCACCACAATTGCTATGTTAAAAGCTCATGATCCAGACAGCGGTCTTTACGGCCACATTCGTTATTTTATATCCACGAGAAACAGCAAACTAGTTCAAAAATTAGCCAGAATTGATGAAAACCGGGGAACAGTGTGGATCAGAGAGTCCCTTGACAGGGAGAAGCATAACGG ACTTCGTGTACTAATCGAAGCAAGAGATTCTGATCCCGAAAATCCCAAAACTGGTGAGACATGGTTAACGATCAACGTTAAAGACATCAACGATAACTCGCCGGTTATTACGGCCGATTACATATCACAATCGGACGAAGATACTG TTTATGTTTCCGAATCCACTGGGAACGGGAGTTATATCGCTAAGATATCAGTAAGCGATTCTGATCACGGCAAGAATGGAAAACTTGAAGTATCTCTTACAACACTTCGAGCGAActcaaaaagaaacaaaaatgacAAAG ACCAGAATGACCGACATTTTGCTCTCACAGAGGATGGGTTTTTGGAAACTCGAGAAATTTTTGACAGAGAGACTTGTAGTCAGTATCGAATATTTATCAGAGCTTGCGATCAAGGTACCCCACAAAg GTGTTCTAATAAAGAAATCACTGTCGTTATTTTGGACGTAAATGAATACGCGCCAAACATAGAAACGCCACTTAAAACTGTAACGATGCGTGAAGATGCTTATGTGGGAACAACAGTGGCCAAAATTATTGCCAACGACGGAGATAGTGCAAACGGATTTGCACTCACACGTAACAAG ACCGACCATATTGTAAAATCTCGTAACGGCGACGTAACATTTTCGATCACGCGTGGGAACGCAGGAGTTTTCAGCATTGACAAAGGAACAGGACTTATTCGATTGATTTCACCACTAGACCGGGAAAAAAGATCGGAATGGAAG CTCACGGTATCCGCGAGAGACGGAGGATCGCCATTTCTGGAAAGTTTTTCGACAGTTATCGTCAAAGTTACTGATGTTAATGACAATGCACCGATATTCGTCAACCCAGGAGTAAATAATTCTTTAATATACGCGGATATTTCAACCAATGAAGTCATAACTACGAttaag GCCAGAGATGTTGATCACGACAAGAACGGAAAAGTGTCTTATTACATCATTCCCAAACTGACGTCATCGGAAAAGAAGTCAAATTTAAATAACaccaattcatattttattctgaaTCCGGTCAGTGGAGATCTTCGCCTTAATTTCAGCAAGCCGAATGTCACAAATGCAATTGGAGTGCACAGTATCATAATAAAG GCTAAAGATTCCGGCCCTGTACCTCAAGAAACAAACATTCTTCTTAGAATTGCAGTGGGAGAGTATGGTAACAGCAACAGGAGAAATATGGAGGTCTCGTCCGCGTCAGTTAATttcctggtccttgctatttcacTGGGCTGTGCAGCagcgtttttggtgtttttaatCATTGGAGTCGTCGTTAAATGCCGGAGAATGAACAGG GAAATCAACAGCATGAACAAAGCAGGATTGAGCAGGCAAAATTCACAAGACAAATTTGCAAAACCTGAAATCCGACTCTCCGTCAAATCTCTTAATAAAAATAGTACAACAGAAATGAATAACGTAAAAGGTGAAAAGGGAGACTATCAACC GACCAAGTCAGAGAGCTTTCAGGTAAGCAGTGAACCGAAGCAAATACTTCCGGAACATCTTAAGAGTTCAACCAATATCCACCACATTCACAATTTG ACAGTGCCATCGTTAGACGTCGGTGGCGGTAGAGCTTCATCAGCGTGTGACAGTGACAGCGGCAAGGGCGAAAGCGATGTGGAAGCAGCGAGTCTCTTAGTCAATGAATCAAGAg CCTACCATCAAAGAAAAGAGTTGGGAGCTCAATGTACCGAGACATGCAGAATATATGGACACAGTGATGAGTGCTGGATGCCAACAAAAA ATGAGATCGGAGGTAGATTTCAAAATCCATCGAACGGTGCGCTATCTTACGATTGGGACAAGTTGAGATCCAGGTACTACAGTCCTGATAGAGAAGCCCCGAGTAGGAAGAACAGTAGCAGATGTTCTTATGCTTCTACGTCAAATACTGACAATGGCTCTTTTGCGCCGTCCGAGGCAACGTCTCATCACAGTGTGTACGACGCAGTCCAAGAAGACGACAACAGACGAGCGTGCTATCGATTACGACATCACGGCCTAAGACACGGACATAGGCCACGACAAACGGATTTTGATGCTCATCTAGCGCCATTGCCCCAACCATATCCCACATTACCCTCTAATTACAACACAAACACAACAACAGCTCAACTATGTTCCACATATCGGCAACTAGATGCTGTGTACGAGGTGAACTATTCATCAAAAGACTCGTATGTACATCAGGCACCCGTTTTGGCTCGCGGTGAAACGCAGTACAACACAAGACGCGTTCCTCGTCCATGTGACTTGAATGTTATTCCCTTGTCAAAAAGCTCACTCAGTAATTTATCTCATTTATCTTCAAGACATTCTAGCCCAACTCGGCAGCCGACTGAAATGAAAGTTTCTATGCAAGAGGCCCGAGAAATTTTGGACGGAATAGAGAGTTTACTCGTATga
- the LOC120330161 gene encoding uncharacterized protein LOC120330161: protein MYSAIIATLAVFFVANNFATARGSQLGCNVKEPKNDIDWSKMPPRWYLTIHTPDEVFSNVVACQVIENITNPETHGFRLYIKNYYLSGADPRRFTFHAEKQDGSSIYHGAGEKGTIEADSEITPTDYNLEAVIEATKTGMGKEELTVATDYSTYMILVLCDAEDDEKVVLVYTSTESTSVEEVLQVGNALSEIQATTQLQLSECPDVDFRK, encoded by the exons ATGTATTCTGCAATAATTGCAACCTTAGCAGTTTTTtttgtggcaaataattttgcgACTGCACGTGGAAGCCAGTTGGGATGCAATGTAAAGGAGCCAAAGAACGATATTGATTGGTCCAAG ATGCCACCTAGATGGTATTTGACGATTCATACACCTGATGAAGTTTTTTCAAACGTTGTAGCTTGCCAAGTAATAGAAAATATTACCAATCCTGAGACTCATGGATTTCGACTCTACATCAAGAATTACTACTTATCCGG AGCTGATCCACGAAGATTTACGTTTCATGCTGAAAAACAAGATGGTTCCTCTATTTATCATGGAGCAG GAGAAAAAGGGACGATTGAAGCCGATTCCGAAATAACTCCAACAGATTATAACTTGGAAGCTGTTATTGAGG CAACAAAAACAGGAATGGGCAAAGAAGAACTTACAGTGGCCACAGATTATTCCACTTATATGATCCTCGTGCTGTGTGACGCAGAAGACg ATGAAAAAGTTGTTCTTGTTTACACTTCGACTGAAAGTACATCAGTGGAAGAAGTTTTACAAGTTGGAAATGCGCTGAGCGAAATTCAAGCAACTACCCAACTGCAATTGTCGGAATGCCCCGATGTTGACttcagaaaatag